From the genome of Anabrus simplex isolate iqAnaSimp1 chromosome X, ASM4041472v1, whole genome shotgun sequence, one region includes:
- the LOC137503268 gene encoding zinc finger protein 182-like: MRTHTGVKPYSCNVCGNSFTSKGSLSFHMRIHAGEKPYSCNVCSKSFNQRGTVTEHMRTHTGEKPYNCNVCGNSFTSKGSLSVHMRTHTGEKPYSCNVCGKSFIQRGKLTEHMRTHTGEKPYSCNVCGNSFTSKGSLSVHMRIHAGEKPSSCIVCSKSFIQKGSLSVHMRIHAGEKPYSCNVCGKSFIQRGKLTEHMRTHTGEKPYSCNVCSKSFMRKDFLTGHMRTHTGEKPYRCHVCSKSFMRKDVLTGHMRTHTGEKPYRCNVCSKSFMRKGILTCHMRTHTGEKPNSCNVCRISFIQRGSLSVHMRIHAGEKPYSCNVCRKSFIQRGKLTGHMRTHTGEKPYRCNVCGKS, from the exons atgcggacacatacaggcgtgaagccttacagctgcaatgtctgtggcaactcATTCACATCCAAAGGCAGTCTGTCCTTTCACATGCGAATCcatgcaggcgagaagccatacagttgcaatgtctgtagcaaatcattcaatCAGAGAGGTACTGTAactgaacatatgcggacccatacaggcgagaagccttacaactgcaatgtctgtggcaactcATTCACATCCAAAGGCAGTCTGTCCGTTcacatgcggacccatacaggcgagaagccttacagctgcaatgtctgtggcaaatcattcatacagagaggtaaactaactgaacatatgcggacacatacaggcgagaagccttacagctgcaatgtctgtggcaactcATTCACATCCAAAGGCAGTCTGTCCGTTCACATGCGGATCCATGCAGGCGAGAAGCCATCCAGCTGCattgtctgtagcaagtcattcatacagaaaggcagtctgtcCGTTCACATGCGGATCcatgcaggcgagaagccatacagttgcaatgtctgtggcaaatcattcatacagagaggtaaactaactgaacatatgcggacacatacaggcgagaagccttacagctgcaatgtgtgtagcaaatcattcatgcgGAAAGactttctaaccggtcatatgcggacccatacaggcgagaagccataccgttGCCATgtgtgtagcaaatcattcatgcgGAAAGAcgttctaaccggtcatatgcggacccatacaggcgagaagccataccgttgcaatgtctgtagcaaatcattcatgcgGAAAGGCATCCTAACctgtcatatgcggacccatacaggcgagaagccaaacagctgcaatgtctgtagaatatcattcatacagagag GCAGTCTGTCCGTTCACATGCGGATCcatgcaggcgagaagccatacagttgcaatgtctgtagaaaatcattcatacagagaggtaaactaaccggacatatgcggacccatacaggcgagaagccttacaggtgcaatgtctgtggcaaatca